From a region of the Arachis ipaensis cultivar K30076 chromosome B09, Araip1.1, whole genome shotgun sequence genome:
- the LOC107618700 gene encoding LEAF RUST 10 DISEASE-RESISTANCE LOCUS RECEPTOR-LIKE PROTEIN KINASE-like 1.1 gives MAPLHFLFFSFLFSLILLIVTAGNHENCPSSFTCGKLGTFRYPFTMAEHPECGLLPIQGCLLSATSPKLIQLGNNSKSVNLTAVVETNKIITIYDDGFHTSLDHNKCDTLHNNYTLPPPSPFLSMYIKYNVTLFKCNHNLSTKPPSNYVNLGCRVSYGYEIYYDRSNTNPDQEAAGVFSGCSVVQFASKDSTNTKDVLSFVSAEMVLEIVLSHDCDDCFNHRGGLCRLDNNNHFYCHLDPKSNKALKIGLGIGLGVGVTLLCILILVYLFRRKHGPSDLQYQSRSTHSDLNDLSRNADPESGRDYFGVPLFSHEELSEATNNFHHSTQVGHGGFGTVYYGKLRDGREVAVKRLYDHNYRKMEQFMNEIEILTGMRHRNLVSLYGCTSRHSRELLLVYEYVSNGTVAAHLHGDLARSETLPWNIRMKIAIETASSLSYLHASDIIHRDVKTNNILLDHHFCVKVADFGLSRLFPSDVTHVSTAPQGTPGYVDPEYYRCYQLTSKSDVYSFGVVLIELISSKPAVDMDRHKDEINLSDLAINKIQNSAFSELVDPSLGFDLDSEVKRMIVSVAELAFQCLQRDRALRPSMDEVLRALIIIESGKIKDEAEEVEAHVHTPPSPIFEQHDAAERIK, from the exons ATGGCTCCACTTCATTTCTTGTtcttttccttcttgttttcTCTCATTCTACTGATTGTTACTGCTGGGAACCATGAAAACTGTCCAAGCTCCTTTACTTGTGGAAAACTTGGGACTTTCCGGTACCCATTCACCATGGCAGAGCATCCTGAGTGTGGGTTGTTACCAATTCAAGGCTGCCTCCTCAGTGCTACTTCACCAAAATTGATCCAACTTGGCAACAATAGCAAAAGCGTGAACCTTACTGCTGTAGTTGAGACCAATAAGATCATTACAATCTATGATGATGGCTTCCACACAAGTTTGGATCACAACAAATGTGACACTTTGCACAATAATTACACCCTTCCTCCACCTTCTCCATTTTTGTCTATGTATATCAAGTACAATGTAACTCTCTTCAAATGCAATCACAACCTTAGTACCAAGCCCCCTTCCAATTATGTTAATCTAGGATGCCGCGTCTCCTACGGCTATGAAATCTATTATGATAGATCCAATACCAATCCTGATCAAGAGGCGGCCGGAGTTTTTTCCGGCTGCTCGGTTGTCCAGTTTGCTTCAAAAGACTCCACCAATACCAAAGACGTTTTGTCCTTCGTTTCTGCTGAGATGGTTCTTGAAATAGTATTATCTCATGACTGTGATGACTGCTTCAATCACAGAGGAGGCCTTTGTAGACTTGACAACAATAACCACTTTTACTGCCACTTAG ATCCCAAGAGCAATAAAGCCTTGAAGATCGGACTCGGAATAG GTTTAGGTGTTGGTGTCACCCTGCTATGCATTTTGATCCTTGTATACTTGTTTAGACGAAAACATGGTCCTTCAGATCTTCAATACCAATCAAGAAGCACACACAGTGATTTGAATGATCTCTCTAGAAATGCAGACCCAGAAAGCGGAAGGGACTACTTTGGAGTCCCTCTCTTCTCTCACGAGGAGCTCAGTGAAGCTACAAATAATTTCCATCACTCCACCCAAGTTGGACATGGAGGCTTTGGAACTGTTTACTATG GAAAACTGCGAGATGGACGGGAAGTTGCTGTGAAGCGCCTCTATGATCACAACTACAGGAAAATGGAACAGTTTATGAACGAAATTGAGATCCTTACTGGCATGCGCCACAGAAACCTTGTGTCCCTCTATGGTTGCACCTCACGCCACAGTCGAGAATTATTGCTTGTGTATGAGTATGTTTCAAATGGAACTGTTGCTGCTCATCTCCATGGTGATTTAGCAAGGAGTGAAACACTGCCATGGAACATAAGGATGAAGATTGCCATTGAGACTGCAAGTTCATTGTCATATCTCCATGCCTCTGACATCATTCATCGTGATGTTAAAACCAATAACATTCTCCTTGACCACCATTTTTGTGTTAAGGTTGCGGATTTCGGCCTTTCAAGACTCTTCCCCAGTGATGTAACCCATGTCTCCACAGCACCACAAGGGACTCCAGGCTACGTTGACCCTGAATATTACCGCTGCTACCAGCTTACTAGCAAGAGTGATGTTTATAGTTTCGGAGTGGTGCTCATTGAGCTTATATCTTCTAAGCCTGCTGTTGATATGGACAGGCACAAGGATGAGATTAACTTGTCTGATTTAGCCATAAACAAGATTCAAAACAGTGCATTTAGCGAGCTGGTAGATCCTTCTCTTGGTTTTGATTTGGATAGTGAGGTAAAGAGGATGATAGTTTCCGTGGCAGAATTGGCTTTTCAGTGTTTGCAACGGGATAGGGCATTGAGGCCTTCCATGGATGAGGTTTTAAGGGCGCTGATCATTATTGAAAGTGGGAAGATTAAGGATGAAGCTGAAGAGGTAGAGGCACATGTACATACACCCCCATCCCCGATTTTTGAACAGCATGATGCTGCTGAAAGAATCAAGTAG